In the genome of Halobacterium noricense, one region contains:
- a CDS encoding ArsR/SmtB family transcription factor, whose protein sequence is MAQSSDRLRRLLADELGECCDGDVERRLDELHGLADGAFDDDTQSVFAVLGNDTRYRLARVLAASDGERCVCELEPLVDVSDSAVSHALSDLVDAGLVTRRKDGNWRYYDATELTNDLFAAADRGETDE, encoded by the coding sequence ATGGCTCAGAGCTCCGACCGACTGCGACGGCTGCTCGCCGACGAACTCGGGGAGTGCTGCGACGGCGACGTCGAGCGGCGCCTCGACGAGCTCCACGGGCTCGCCGACGGCGCGTTCGACGACGACACTCAGTCCGTGTTCGCGGTGCTCGGCAACGACACCCGCTACCGGCTCGCGCGCGTGCTCGCCGCCAGCGACGGCGAGCGCTGCGTCTGCGAACTCGAACCGCTCGTCGACGTCTCCGACAGCGCCGTCAGCCACGCGCTCTCGGACCTCGTCGACGCCGGACTCGTCACTCGGCGGAAGGACGGCAACTGGCGGTACTACGACGCCACCGAACTCACAAACGACCTCTTCGCCGCCGCCGACCGCGGGGAGACTGATGAGTAG
- a CDS encoding cbb3-type cytochrome c oxidase subunit I — translation MTLVAAAGLAALSVAAAGLVLYAAWRAERSRDAPPTPPSDGNALADGGGRASSPDAPAEPDGGEPADSGYLLGTSASHKLSGVTRWLTTVDHKDIGLLYLAFAATAFLWGGTDAMMMRTELYDPAVSVWDEHTYNALFTMHGLTMLFLFGTPALAGLGNYLLPLFIGADDMAFPRINAIAFWLLVPALVLMRAGLLSDVLGHVLVGGGLGALGEQLLALAPPATGWTFYAPLSVQLDLPTVSVVLLGLHLSGVATTMSAINFIATIFTEREVSWRELDIFSWTMLTQSGLILFAFPLLGSALVMLLLDRTVGTTFFAIQGGSPILWQHLFWFFGHPEVYILVLPPMGIVSLLVPKFSGRKLFGFKFVVYSTLAIGVLSFGVWAHHMFTTGIDPRLRASFMAVSIAIAVPSAVKVFNWITTMWNGHVRLTAPMLFCIGGIGTFIVGGVTGIFLAAIPIDLLLHDTYYVVGHFHFIIMGLISFAVFAGVYYWYPLVVGKHTDYRLSVAHFLLTTVGIVLAFGPMMIMGQEGLPRRYASYPAEFAGLQQVATLGAILIAVGTVVWLFNLVQSSRMGAPVTTDDPWDLREHGDDRTAEWDELPYGRE, via the coding sequence ATGACGCTGGTCGCCGCGGCTGGACTGGCCGCGCTCTCGGTCGCCGCCGCCGGGCTCGTGCTCTACGCCGCGTGGCGCGCGGAACGGTCCCGCGACGCACCGCCGACGCCGCCGAGCGACGGGAACGCGCTCGCGGACGGCGGCGGGCGCGCCAGCAGCCCGGACGCTCCCGCCGAGCCCGACGGCGGCGAACCCGCGGACTCGGGCTACCTCCTCGGAACCTCGGCGTCGCACAAACTGAGTGGCGTCACGCGCTGGCTGACGACGGTCGACCACAAGGACATCGGGCTGCTGTATCTGGCGTTCGCCGCGACCGCGTTCCTCTGGGGAGGCACGGACGCGATGATGATGCGCACCGAACTGTACGACCCCGCGGTCTCCGTCTGGGACGAACACACGTACAACGCCCTGTTCACGATGCACGGGCTCACGATGCTGTTCCTGTTCGGGACGCCCGCGCTCGCCGGCCTCGGGAACTACCTGCTCCCGCTGTTCATCGGTGCCGACGACATGGCGTTCCCCCGCATCAACGCCATCGCCTTCTGGCTGCTCGTCCCCGCGCTCGTGCTCATGCGCGCCGGCCTGCTCTCGGACGTCCTCGGCCACGTCCTCGTCGGGGGCGGCCTCGGAGCGCTCGGCGAACAACTGCTCGCGCTCGCGCCACCTGCGACCGGGTGGACGTTCTACGCGCCGCTGTCCGTACAACTCGACCTCCCGACGGTGAGCGTCGTCCTGCTGGGCTTGCACCTCTCGGGGGTCGCCACCACGATGTCCGCCATCAACTTCATCGCGACCATCTTCACCGAACGCGAGGTCTCGTGGCGCGAACTCGACATCTTCTCGTGGACGATGCTCACCCAATCCGGGCTGATTCTGTTCGCGTTCCCGCTGCTGGGCAGCGCGCTCGTCATGCTCCTGTTAGACCGCACCGTCGGCACGACGTTCTTCGCCATTCAGGGTGGGAGCCCCATTCTCTGGCAGCACCTGTTCTGGTTCTTCGGGCACCCCGAAGTGTACATACTGGTGTTGCCGCCGATGGGCATCGTCAGCCTCCTCGTCCCGAAATTCTCGGGGCGGAAGCTGTTCGGGTTCAAGTTCGTCGTCTACTCCACGCTGGCGATTGGGGTGCTCTCGTTCGGCGTGTGGGCTCACCACATGTTCACCACGGGAATCGACCCGCGGCTCCGCGCGAGTTTCATGGCCGTCTCCATCGCCATCGCCGTGCCGTCGGCGGTGAAGGTGTTCAACTGGATTACGACGATGTGGAACGGCCACGTCCGGCTCACCGCGCCGATGCTGTTCTGCATCGGCGGCATCGGGACGTTCATCGTCGGCGGCGTCACCGGTATCTTCCTCGCTGCCATCCCCATCGACCTGCTGCTGCACGACACCTACTACGTCGTCGGCCACTTCCACTTCATCATCATGGGGCTGATTTCGTTCGCGGTGTTCGCGGGCGTCTACTACTGGTACCCCCTCGTCGTCGGCAAACACACCGACTACCGGCTCTCTGTCGCGCACTTCCTCCTCACCACCGTGGGCATCGTGCTCGCGTTCGGCCCGATGATGATTATGGGCCAGGAAGGGCTGCCGCGGCGGTACGCCTCCTACCCCGCGGAGTTCGCGGGCCTCCAGCAGGTCGCCACGCTCGGCGCGATTCTCATCGCCGTTGGCACCGTCGTCTGGCTGTTCAACCTCGTGCAGTCCTCCCGGATGGGCGCGCCCGTCACCACCGACGACCCCTGGGACCTCCGCGAACACGGCGACGACCGCACCGCCGAGTGGGACGAACTCCCCTACGGGCGCGAGTAA
- a CDS encoding DEAD/DEAH box helicase, with the protein MSEQVQRVDTLFLHETGDDYLAVAQRSGDRLFRAKLELTERDAGPRPGRFRVKTGSGEEPRSPDQFVDIARRADRIRISEQTSRSGREELREMLDAYQQDAKVVRTCRYCAGKGRYSPITSETAIEADGEFICQDCAIRELERELSFNGGMTGAAQDRLEDLLLEEQDLDRITGLLGGNLDPDLTKFDEVSATTDEVDPVPVDSLDLHPDVKDLLTARFDELLPVQSLSVENGLLDGEDQLVVSATATGKTLVGEMAGLHRHLSGKGKMLFLVPLVALANQKHEDFEDEYGDLANVTIRVGSSRIRDDGHAFDPSADIIVGTYEGIDHALRTGKDLGDVGTVVIDEVHTLKEDERGHRLDGLISRLKYYCEQREQQYRDYEGAQWIYLSATVGNPGELARGMRANLVEFEERPIPIERHVTFAEGNEKPDIENKLVRREFDKESSKGYKGQTIIFTNSRRRCHEISRKLDYPSAAYHAGLDYGERKSVERRFGNQDLSAVVTTAALAAGVDFPASQVIFDTLAMGIEWLSVQEFEQMLGRAGRPDYHDRGKVYMLVEPDASYHSSMEGTEEEIAFKLLKGEMEDVVTHYDETAAVEETLANVTVGGKAAKRLNDRMLGEVPTKHALGKLLEYEFVDGFEPTPLGRAVTTHFLEPGAAFTILDGVRKAKHPYDVVADIELRGEQQ; encoded by the coding sequence GTGTCTGAGCAGGTCCAGCGCGTGGATACGTTGTTCCTCCACGAGACCGGAGACGACTACTTGGCGGTCGCTCAGCGGAGCGGCGACCGGTTGTTCCGCGCGAAACTGGAGTTGACGGAGCGGGACGCGGGGCCGCGTCCCGGACGATTTCGCGTGAAGACGGGGAGCGGCGAGGAGCCGCGCAGCCCCGACCAGTTCGTGGACATCGCGCGGCGCGCGGACCGCATCCGCATCAGCGAGCAGACGAGCCGGAGCGGCCGCGAGGAGCTCCGGGAGATGCTGGACGCCTACCAGCAGGACGCGAAGGTCGTGCGGACGTGCCGGTACTGCGCGGGGAAGGGGCGGTACTCGCCCATCACCTCGGAGACGGCCATCGAGGCGGACGGCGAGTTCATCTGCCAGGACTGCGCGATTCGAGAGTTGGAGCGCGAGCTGTCGTTCAACGGCGGCATGACGGGCGCGGCGCAGGACCGCCTCGAAGACCTGCTGCTGGAGGAGCAGGACCTCGACCGCATTACCGGGCTGCTGGGCGGGAATCTCGACCCGGACCTGACGAAGTTCGACGAAGTGAGCGCGACGACCGACGAGGTCGACCCGGTGCCGGTCGACAGCCTCGACCTCCACCCGGACGTGAAGGACCTCCTGACCGCGCGCTTCGACGAGTTGCTGCCCGTGCAGAGCCTCTCCGTGGAGAACGGGCTGCTCGACGGCGAGGACCAGTTGGTGGTGTCCGCGACGGCGACCGGGAAGACGCTCGTCGGGGAGATGGCGGGGCTGCACCGCCACCTCTCCGGAAAGGGGAAGATGCTGTTCCTCGTCCCCCTCGTCGCGCTCGCGAACCAGAAACACGAGGACTTCGAGGACGAGTACGGCGACCTCGCGAACGTCACGATTCGCGTGGGGTCGTCGCGGATTCGAGACGACGGCCACGCGTTCGACCCGTCGGCGGACATCATCGTCGGGACGTACGAGGGCATCGACCACGCGCTCCGCACGGGGAAGGACCTCGGCGACGTCGGGACCGTGGTCATCGACGAGGTGCACACGCTCAAGGAGGACGAGCGCGGCCACCGCCTCGACGGCCTCATCTCGCGGCTGAAGTACTACTGCGAGCAGCGCGAACAGCAGTACCGCGACTACGAGGGCGCGCAGTGGATTTACCTCTCGGCGACCGTCGGCAACCCCGGCGAACTCGCGCGGGGGATGCGCGCGAACCTCGTGGAGTTCGAGGAGCGCCCGATTCCCATCGAGCGCCACGTGACGTTCGCGGAGGGCAACGAGAAGCCCGACATCGAGAACAAACTCGTGCGCCGGGAGTTCGACAAGGAGTCCTCGAAGGGGTACAAGGGCCAGACCATCATCTTCACGAACTCGCGGCGGCGCTGCCACGAGATTTCCCGGAAGCTGGACTACCCGTCCGCTGCGTACCACGCGGGGCTGGACTACGGCGAACGCAAGTCCGTCGAGCGCCGGTTCGGGAACCAGGACCTCTCGGCGGTCGTGACGACGGCGGCGCTCGCGGCGGGCGTCGACTTCCCGGCGTCGCAGGTCATCTTCGACACGCTCGCGATGGGCATCGAGTGGCTCTCCGTCCAGGAGTTCGAGCAGATGCTCGGGCGCGCGGGCCGGCCCGACTACCACGACCGCGGGAAGGTGTACATGCTCGTCGAACCCGACGCCTCCTATCACTCCTCGATGGAGGGCACCGAGGAGGAAATCGCGTTCAAACTCCTCAAGGGCGAGATGGAGGACGTCGTCACGCACTACGACGAGACCGCGGCCGTCGAGGAGACGCTGGCGAACGTCACCGTCGGCGGGAAGGCCGCCAAGCGCCTCAACGACCGGATGCTCGGCGAAGTGCCGACCAAGCACGCGCTCGGGAAGCTCCTCGAATACGAGTTCGTCGACGGCTTCGAGCCGACGCCGCTCGGGCGCGCGGTGACGACGCACTTTCTCGAACCCGGCGCGGCGTTCACGATTCTGGACGGCGTGCGCAAGGCCAAACACCCCTACGACGTCGTCGCGGACATCGAGTTGCGCGGCGAACAGCAGTAG
- a CDS encoding DUF6789 family protein — translation MDPIRRAIGGGVAGTIVMSVVLVIAEVEARFELGVGPAIARYAGVSDQPVLGLFVFLLAGMVLFPLVFVRLERLLSQVPGGGDPAIRGMAFSIPLWVVYVVVASPDLSSLEGALHLSFTLFAHLLYGFTLGAVYHSLEDV, via the coding sequence ATGGACCCGATACGACGCGCGATTGGTGGTGGTGTCGCCGGGACGATCGTGATGTCCGTGGTGCTCGTCATCGCGGAGGTCGAGGCGCGCTTCGAGCTGGGCGTCGGCCCGGCGATAGCGCGGTACGCGGGCGTCTCCGACCAGCCCGTGCTGGGGTTGTTCGTGTTCCTGCTGGCGGGGATGGTGCTGTTCCCGCTGGTGTTCGTGCGTCTGGAGCGCCTACTTTCGCAAGTGCCGGGCGGCGGCGACCCCGCAATCCGGGGGATGGCGTTCAGCATCCCGCTGTGGGTGGTGTACGTCGTCGTCGCGTCGCCCGATTTGTCGTCGCTGGAGGGCGCGCTCCACCTCTCCTTTACGCTGTTCGCGCACCTGCTGTACGGCTTCACGCTCGGCGCGGTCTACCACTCCCTCGAAGACGTCTGA
- a CDS encoding BKACE family enzyme yields MSYEDFLAGDPVVVTAALTGGIHGKEANPNVPETPEEIGRAAAAAEDAGAAVVHVHARKPNGERSFSTEDFQAIDDEIRARADDVVIQHSTGGTGAPDDLRHEPLRTDPAPEMASLDMGPLNRSDHLTSENTRALVDSLYDEMDERGIKPELEVFNDGHLNEVHGLLDRRDLADPVYATLIFGPGTLTRPRPRNFLNLVSNLPEGAAFNTLGFGPHQLPFATMGIMFGGHVRVGLEDNVYYEKGELAESNAQLVERVVGVAETLGRPVASPAEARDVLGLSDGYA; encoded by the coding sequence GTGAGCTACGAGGACTTCCTCGCGGGCGACCCCGTCGTCGTGACGGCGGCGTTGACCGGCGGCATCCACGGGAAGGAAGCGAACCCGAACGTCCCGGAGACGCCCGAGGAGATCGGACGCGCGGCCGCGGCAGCGGAGGACGCTGGCGCCGCAGTCGTCCACGTCCACGCGCGGAAGCCAAACGGCGAGCGCTCGTTTTCGACCGAGGACTTCCAGGCCATCGACGACGAAATCCGGGCGCGAGCGGACGACGTCGTCATCCAGCACTCGACGGGCGGCACGGGCGCGCCCGACGACCTCCGGCACGAACCCTTGCGGACTGACCCCGCGCCGGAGATGGCGAGCCTCGACATGGGGCCGCTGAACCGCTCCGACCACCTCACGAGCGAGAACACCCGCGCGCTCGTGGACTCGCTGTACGACGAGATGGACGAGCGCGGCATCAAGCCCGAACTGGAGGTGTTCAACGACGGCCACCTCAACGAGGTCCACGGCCTGCTCGACCGGCGCGACCTCGCCGACCCCGTCTACGCCACGCTGATTTTCGGGCCGGGCACGCTCACCCGGCCGCGCCCGCGGAACTTCCTGAATCTCGTGTCGAACCTCCCCGAGGGCGCGGCGTTCAACACGCTCGGGTTCGGCCCGCACCAGCTCCCGTTCGCCACGATGGGCATCATGTTCGGCGGGCACGTCCGCGTCGGCCTCGAGGACAACGTCTACTACGAGAAGGGCGAACTCGCAGAGAGCAACGCCCAGCTCGTCGAGCGCGTGGTCGGCGTCGCGGAGACGCTCGGTCGCCCGGTCGCGTCGCCGGCCGAAGCCCGCGACGTCCTCGGCCTCTCGGACGGCTACGCCTAA
- the arsB gene encoding ACR3 family arsenite efflux transporter has product MSSAHEHGPNCGCEACGDPRSMDVLDKYLTVWIFAAMAAGVGLGFAAPSVTAPIQNLHLVETGLVLMMYPPLAKADYSQLRAVFSNWRILSLSLVQNWLIGPTLMFALAVVFFGGVVPGLPARPEYFLGLVFIGMARCIAMVLVWNELAEGSTEYVTGLVAFNSLFQILTYGVYVWLFALVLPSAFGLDALAAGITAFDVSPTQVFEAIVVFLGVPFAAGFLTRFAGTRLRSEDWYENEFVPKIDPLTLVALLFTVVVMFATQGNNIVAAPGDVLLVAVPLTVYFVVMFLVSFGMGKGIGADYSTTTAIGFTAASNNFELAIAVSVAVFGVGSGVAFATVVGPLIEVPVLLALVNVALYFQRRYDWTGHTTGNLDASLTDD; this is encoded by the coding sequence ATGAGTAGCGCCCACGAGCACGGCCCGAACTGCGGCTGCGAGGCCTGCGGCGACCCGCGCTCGATGGACGTCCTCGACAAGTACCTCACCGTCTGGATTTTCGCCGCGATGGCCGCCGGCGTCGGCCTCGGATTCGCCGCGCCGTCGGTGACCGCGCCCATCCAGAACCTCCACCTCGTGGAGACCGGGTTGGTGTTGATGATGTACCCGCCGCTGGCGAAAGCCGACTACTCGCAACTGCGCGCCGTGTTCAGCAACTGGCGCATCCTCAGCCTGAGCCTCGTACAGAACTGGCTCATCGGCCCGACGCTGATGTTCGCGCTCGCGGTCGTCTTCTTCGGCGGGGTCGTCCCCGGGCTGCCCGCGCGCCCCGAGTACTTCCTCGGGCTCGTGTTCATCGGGATGGCGCGCTGCATCGCGATGGTGCTCGTCTGGAACGAACTCGCGGAGGGCTCCACGGAGTACGTCACCGGCCTCGTGGCGTTCAACAGCCTCTTCCAGATTCTCACGTACGGCGTCTACGTCTGGCTGTTCGCGCTCGTGCTCCCGTCGGCGTTCGGGCTGGACGCGCTCGCTGCCGGCATCACCGCCTTCGACGTCAGCCCCACGCAAGTCTTCGAGGCCATCGTCGTTTTCCTCGGCGTCCCGTTCGCCGCAGGCTTCCTCACTCGGTTCGCCGGCACCCGGCTCCGCAGCGAGGACTGGTACGAAAACGAGTTCGTCCCGAAAATCGACCCGCTGACGCTCGTCGCGCTGCTGTTCACCGTCGTCGTGATGTTCGCCACGCAGGGGAACAACATCGTCGCCGCGCCCGGCGACGTCCTGCTCGTCGCGGTCCCCCTCACGGTCTACTTCGTCGTGATGTTCCTCGTGAGCTTCGGGATGGGGAAGGGCATCGGCGCGGACTACTCCACGACCACTGCCATCGGCTTCACCGCCGCGTCGAACAACTTCGAGCTCGCCATCGCCGTCTCCGTCGCCGTCTTCGGCGTCGGCTCCGGCGTCGCGTTCGCCACCGTCGTCGGCCCGCTCATCGAAGTGCCAGTCCTGCTGGCGCTCGTGAACGTCGCGCTGTACTTCCAGCGCCGCTACGACTGGACCGGCCACACCACCGGCAACCTCGACGCCTCACTCACCGATGATTGA
- a CDS encoding iron-containing alcohol dehydrogenase family protein codes for MTDPATSDRVGEPFRFDYDPGVLRYGVGSVADLADELDRQGFERALVVCGSTVGSTPAVMDPIRAGLGDKLTGVFAETTPEKRLSTALDARDAYREHDADILVALGGGSSLDVAKAVSVLATGGQDAEAAAREFTETGTLSADGDLDPIVAVPTTLAGADLSIVAGLNAHPDSGLVDVPVSGGLSDRRLMPRAVFYDPELVATTPRDVLVGSAMNGFDKGIETLYAANATPVTDATAAHGLGLLADGLRELGRGSVDAVTLDPVLEGLLLVQYGISRPGETTLSVIHAFGHGLTDGYAVQQGAAHAVVAPHVLRHLFAEVDGRRDLLADALGVEDAADPAEAVVAAVADVRDALGLPDSLADVAGPEPSEFPAVAETVVADAFVANAPPGLDLTTDDIEAVLRAAY; via the coding sequence GTGACTGACCCAGCCACGAGCGACCGCGTCGGCGAGCCGTTCCGCTTCGACTACGACCCCGGCGTCCTCCGGTACGGTGTGGGGAGCGTCGCGGACCTCGCCGACGAACTCGACCGGCAGGGATTCGAGCGCGCGCTCGTCGTCTGCGGGTCGACCGTTGGCAGCACGCCCGCCGTGATGGACCCGATTCGTGCCGGACTGGGCGACAAACTCACGGGCGTCTTCGCCGAGACGACGCCCGAGAAGCGGCTGTCGACCGCGCTCGACGCCCGGGACGCGTACCGCGAGCATGACGCGGACATCCTCGTCGCGCTCGGCGGCGGGAGTAGTCTCGACGTCGCGAAAGCCGTCAGCGTACTCGCTACGGGCGGCCAAGACGCCGAGGCAGCCGCCCGGGAGTTCACCGAGACGGGCACGCTCTCCGCCGACGGCGACCTCGACCCCATCGTCGCCGTGCCCACGACGCTTGCCGGCGCGGACCTCTCCATAGTCGCCGGACTGAACGCTCATCCCGACTCCGGGTTGGTCGACGTACCCGTCAGCGGCGGGCTCTCGGACCGTCGATTGATGCCGCGTGCGGTCTTCTACGACCCCGAGCTCGTCGCTACCACGCCCCGGGACGTGCTCGTCGGCTCCGCGATGAACGGCTTCGACAAGGGCATCGAGACGCTGTACGCCGCGAACGCCACGCCCGTCACGGACGCGACGGCTGCCCACGGGCTCGGCCTCCTCGCCGACGGCCTGCGCGAACTGGGGCGCGGGAGTGTCGACGCCGTCACCCTCGACCCCGTCTTGGAGGGCTTGTTGCTCGTCCAGTACGGCATCTCGCGGCCAGGGGAGACGACGCTCTCCGTCATTCACGCGTTCGGACACGGCCTCACCGACGGCTACGCGGTCCAGCAGGGCGCTGCCCACGCCGTCGTCGCACCCCACGTCCTCCGCCACCTCTTCGCGGAGGTGGACGGCCGCCGCGACCTGCTCGCAGACGCGCTCGGTGTCGAGGACGCTGCCGACCCCGCCGAAGCGGTCGTAGCGGCTGTCGCGGACGTTCGAGACGCACTCGGCCTGCCCGACTCGCTGGCCGACGTCGCCGGTCCCGAGCCCAGCGAGTTCCCCGCGGTCGCCGAAACCGTCGTCGCGGACGCCTTCGTGGCGAACGCGCCACCCGGCCTCGACCTCACGACCGATGACATCGAAGCCGTCCTCCGGGCGGCGTACTGA
- a CDS encoding cupin domain-containing protein, translating to MTASETASHVVRRAADVEYETVNAAEGMRKGVLLDGSDGAPQFAMRRFVLEPGASVPEHTNEVEHEQYVLAGEYTVGIEGETYEVSAGDSLLIPAGAVHWYDNPGDEEGAFICAVPNGDDTIELVE from the coding sequence ATGACGGCTTCCGAGACCGCGAGCCACGTGGTTCGCCGCGCTGCCGACGTCGAGTACGAGACCGTGAACGCCGCCGAGGGAATGCGGAAGGGTGTGCTGCTGGACGGCTCGGACGGCGCGCCGCAGTTCGCGATGCGGCGGTTCGTCCTCGAACCGGGCGCGAGCGTCCCCGAGCACACGAACGAGGTCGAACACGAGCAGTACGTGCTCGCGGGCGAGTACACGGTCGGCATCGAGGGCGAGACCTACGAGGTGAGCGCCGGCGACAGCCTCCTCATCCCCGCGGGCGCGGTCCACTGGTACGACAACCCCGGCGACGAAGAAGGCGCGTTCATCTGCGCCGTTCCGAACGGCGACGACACCATCGAACTCGTGGAATGA
- a CDS encoding CBS domain-containing protein, producing the protein MRSFKIGSAFGIPIKLDVTFLLILPVFAYLIGMQVDVWIETLNSVPFNANLDAAALTDGNMRWYLGIAAAVGLFAGVVLHELGHSVVAMHFGFPIDSITLWILGGIASLSDQPEEWSQELLIAIAGPVVSIALGVLSFGALHFLPASLDTFRFVFGYLALMNFALAAFNLLPGFPMDGGRVLRALLARKRSFARATQIAAEVGKLFALLLGIVGLLGFNLILIAIAFFIYIGASGEAQRTVMNAVFQDVSVADIMTHDVHTVDADDSVAELMERMLEQRHTGYPVMRDGSVVGMVTLDDARDVEPVERDAIHVEDVMSEDVYTIPQSSNAMDALDAMQEHGVGRLVVVDEDDEMVGLVSRTDLMTAFDIIQSTGVSEEPKIPGASGQSAP; encoded by the coding sequence ATGCGAAGTTTCAAAATCGGGAGCGCGTTCGGCATCCCGATCAAACTCGACGTCACGTTCCTGCTGATTCTCCCGGTGTTCGCCTACCTCATCGGGATGCAGGTCGACGTCTGGATAGAGACGCTCAACAGCGTGCCGTTCAACGCGAACCTCGACGCCGCCGCGCTCACCGACGGCAACATGCGGTGGTACCTCGGCATCGCCGCGGCGGTCGGCCTGTTCGCCGGCGTCGTCCTCCACGAACTCGGCCACAGCGTCGTCGCGATGCACTTCGGGTTCCCCATCGACTCCATCACGCTGTGGATTCTCGGCGGCATCGCCAGCCTCTCCGACCAGCCCGAGGAGTGGAGCCAGGAACTGCTCATCGCCATCGCCGGCCCCGTCGTCAGTATCGCGCTCGGCGTCTTGTCGTTCGGCGCGCTCCACTTCTTGCCAGCGTCACTGGACACGTTCCGGTTCGTCTTCGGCTACCTCGCGCTGATGAACTTCGCGCTCGCCGCGTTCAACCTCCTGCCCGGCTTCCCGATGGACGGGGGGCGCGTCCTCCGCGCGCTGCTCGCCCGCAAGCGCTCGTTCGCCCGCGCCACCCAGATTGCCGCCGAGGTCGGGAAGCTGTTCGCGCTCCTGCTCGGCATCGTCGGCCTGCTCGGGTTCAACCTCATCCTCATCGCCATCGCCTTCTTCATCTACATCGGCGCGTCCGGCGAAGCCCAGCGCACCGTCATGAACGCCGTCTTCCAGGATGTCAGCGTCGCCGACATCATGACCCACGACGTCCACACCGTCGACGCCGACGACTCCGTCGCCGAACTCATGGAGCGCATGCTCGAACAGCGCCACACCGGCTACCCCGTCATGCGCGACGGCAGCGTCGTCGGCATGGTCACGCTCGACGACGCCCGCGACGTCGAACCGGTCGAGCGCGACGCCATCCACGTCGAGGACGTGATGTCCGAGGACGTCTACACGATTCCCCAGTCCAGCAACGCGATGGACGCCCTCGACGCCATGCAGGAGCACGGCGTCGGCCGCCTCGTCGTCGTCGACGAGGACGACGAGATGGTCGGGCTCGTCTCCCGCACGGACCTCATGACTGCCTTCGACATCATCCAGTCGACGGGCGTCAGCGAGGAGCCGAAGATTCCCGGCGCGAGCGGTCAATCCGCACCCTGA
- a CDS encoding ring-cleaving dioxygenase — MTEPTPGLHHVTAIAGDPQANADFYVETLGLRFVKRTVNHDDTNTYHFYFGDYEGTPGTNITFFPWTDSGRDGEFGAGQTRDTAYLIPPDSVDFWVERLDDHGVAVEEAERFGDTVLRFSDPDGIGLELVASEHARDSDAVPWPDGPVPEAHQLRGFHSVTLAVREFGPTEEILTEVLGYEHVGDDGDRRRYQTSEGGAHSILDLVQTDAGRGTMGVGTVHHVAFTTENVDDLAAYKQACADRGLAASGPIDRKYFQSLYCREPGGVLFEIATDGPGFDVDEDVEELGSSLVLPEWLEDERAEIEAALPEFEPPHAEDGGS, encoded by the coding sequence ATGACAGAGCCGACGCCGGGACTTCACCACGTCACGGCCATCGCGGGCGACCCGCAGGCGAACGCCGACTTCTACGTCGAGACGCTCGGCCTGCGATTCGTCAAGCGCACCGTCAACCACGACGACACCAACACGTACCACTTCTACTTCGGCGACTACGAGGGGACGCCGGGGACGAACATCACGTTCTTCCCGTGGACCGACAGCGGCCGCGACGGCGAGTTCGGCGCGGGCCAGACCCGCGACACTGCGTACCTGATTCCGCCGGACTCCGTGGACTTCTGGGTCGAGCGCCTCGACGACCACGGCGTCGCCGTCGAGGAGGCCGAGCGCTTCGGCGACACCGTCCTCCGGTTCTCGGACCCGGACGGTATCGGCCTCGAACTGGTTGCGAGTGAGCACGCCCGCGATTCGGACGCGGTGCCGTGGCCCGACGGCCCAGTCCCCGAGGCACACCAACTGCGCGGGTTCCACAGCGTCACGCTCGCGGTCCGCGAGTTCGGCCCTACCGAAGAGATTCTCACCGAGGTACTGGGCTACGAGCACGTCGGCGACGACGGCGACCGCCGGCGTTACCAGACGTCCGAGGGCGGCGCGCACTCGATTCTGGACCTCGTGCAGACGGACGCCGGACGCGGAACGATGGGCGTCGGCACCGTCCACCACGTCGCATTCACTACCGAGAACGTCGACGACCTGGCGGCGTACAAGCAAGCCTGCGCCGACCGCGGGCTCGCCGCCAGCGGCCCCATCGACCGGAAGTACTTCCAGTCGCTGTACTGCCGGGAGCCCGGCGGCGTGCTCTTCGAAATCGCGACCGACGGCCCCGGCTTCGACGTCGACGAAGACGTCGAGGAGCTCGGGTCCAGTCTCGTCCTCCCCGAGTGGTTGGAGGACGAACGCGCGGAAATCGAGGCCGCGCTCCCCGAATTCGAGCCGCCGCACGCGGAGGACGGAGGTTCGTAG